One part of the Anaeromyxobacter sp. Fw109-5 genome encodes these proteins:
- a CDS encoding glycosyltransferase family 2 protein, protein MMLSENARILVVMPAFNEARQIRRVVEAVRGQVAGDVLVVDDGSRDETAGEARRGGAVVATHPVNLGYGAALQTGYRYALRHGYDAVLQLDADGQHDPASIPPLLRALERADVVVGSRFLDGDSYRPPLLRRLGMWLFGSVASALSGQRITDPTSGFQAISREALHFYSHERYPVDYPDADVLAMVARSGLRLTEVPVRMLPSPPGKSMHGGFIKPFYYVFRMSLALFFVPLRSEKR, encoded by the coding sequence ATGATGCTCTCCGAGAACGCCCGGATTCTCGTGGTGATGCCGGCCTTCAACGAGGCACGGCAGATCCGGCGCGTCGTCGAGGCGGTTCGCGGACAAGTCGCAGGCGACGTGCTCGTGGTGGACGACGGCTCGCGAGACGAGACCGCCGGCGAGGCACGGCGTGGCGGCGCTGTGGTGGCGACGCACCCGGTCAACCTCGGCTACGGCGCGGCCCTCCAGACGGGCTATCGCTACGCGCTGCGGCACGGGTACGACGCGGTGCTGCAGCTCGACGCCGACGGGCAGCACGACCCGGCGTCGATTCCGCCGCTGCTCCGAGCGCTCGAGCGCGCGGACGTGGTGGTCGGCTCGCGCTTCCTCGATGGCGACTCGTACCGCCCTCCCCTGCTCCGGCGGCTCGGGATGTGGCTCTTCGGCTCCGTCGCGAGCGCGCTGTCCGGTCAGCGGATCACCGACCCCACGAGCGGCTTCCAGGCCATCTCGCGCGAGGCGCTGCACTTCTACTCGCACGAGCGGTATCCGGTGGACTACCCGGACGCCGACGTGCTCGCGATGGTGGCGCGCTCCGGGCTGCGACTCACCGAGGTGCCCGTCCGCATGCTGCCGTCGCCGCCCGGGAAGAGCATGCACGGCGGCTTCATCAAGCCGTTCTATTACGTGTTCCGGATGTCCCTCGCGCTGTTCTTCGTTCCCCTACGGAGCGAGAAGCGATGA
- a CDS encoding glycosyltransferase family 2 protein — MKAPTASVVIGVFNRARQIVPCLESLLASTFQDFELVLVEDASTDDSAQVLARFKAAHPAHRIRIIQNERNRGASGSRNIGSDAAEGEFLLFTDSDCIVEPTWIEEMVKAFRSSGAPAVSGMVLDKPPTNLTERAYVGSCLVVRKTPNLMESNMGYRRSLGCRLDEAIFYGEGDDLATRLRAAGHVVALAPDAVVHHQHALHFASYMRMARVAGRGHTLYWYKHGKLLGRDIMFAGLAVLSLPLGLVDPLLLAIPALCASAQVAAILFNELHYKGKPMREALAVLPVQLAYYAVRTASALRTWTRIALGRERAIGESKTRWLEERRLRLEGSAAD; from the coding sequence GTGAAGGCGCCGACCGCCAGCGTCGTGATCGGCGTCTTCAACCGCGCGCGGCAGATCGTGCCGTGCCTCGAGAGCCTCCTCGCCTCGACGTTCCAGGATTTCGAGCTCGTGCTCGTGGAGGACGCGTCGACTGACGATTCGGCGCAGGTGCTCGCGCGGTTCAAGGCGGCTCATCCCGCTCATCGCATCCGGATCATCCAGAACGAACGCAACCGCGGCGCCTCCGGCTCTCGGAACATCGGCTCGGACGCGGCGGAAGGAGAGTTCCTTCTCTTCACGGACTCCGACTGCATCGTCGAGCCCACCTGGATCGAGGAGATGGTGAAGGCGTTCCGGAGCTCGGGTGCACCCGCGGTGTCGGGCATGGTCCTCGACAAGCCGCCCACGAACCTCACGGAGCGCGCCTACGTCGGCTCGTGCCTCGTCGTCCGCAAGACGCCGAACCTCATGGAGTCGAACATGGGGTACCGGCGCAGCCTCGGGTGCCGCCTCGACGAGGCCATCTTCTACGGAGAGGGCGACGATCTCGCGACGCGGCTACGGGCCGCCGGCCACGTGGTGGCGCTCGCGCCGGATGCGGTCGTCCACCACCAGCACGCCCTCCACTTCGCCTCCTACATGCGAATGGCGCGCGTCGCAGGACGCGGGCATACGCTCTACTGGTACAAGCACGGCAAGCTCCTGGGACGCGACATCATGTTCGCAGGGCTCGCGGTGCTCTCGCTGCCACTCGGCCTCGTCGACCCGCTCCTCCTCGCCATCCCAGCGCTGTGCGCGAGCGCTCAAGTGGCAGCGATCCTGTTCAACGAGCTCCATTACAAGGGCAAGCCGATGCGCGAGGCGCTCGCGGTCCTCCCCGTTCAGCTGGCCTACTACGCCGTCAGGACCGCGAGCGCACTGCGGACGTGGACGCGGATAGCCCTCGGACGCGAGCGCGCGATCGGCGAATCGAAGACGAGGTGGCTCGAGGAACGCAGGCTCCGGCTGGAAGGCAGCGCCGCCGACTGA
- a CDS encoding DUF2304 domain-containing protein, with amino-acid sequence MMTTNQHVFAMAVSVVTLGVILELIRRRKLREEYSFLWVITTLGMLVLSIWYGLVEWLTRLSGAVTPTTTLFIFGLVFLLLISVHFSTVLSRLTEQVRRLTQELAILSAERDEGRSHATRQSPGAATASEEAQAPAPRRTTA; translated from the coding sequence ATGATGACGACCAACCAGCACGTGTTCGCGATGGCCGTGAGCGTCGTGACGCTCGGCGTGATCCTGGAGCTCATCCGCAGGCGAAAGCTCCGCGAGGAGTACTCGTTCCTGTGGGTGATCACGACGCTCGGCATGCTGGTGCTCTCGATCTGGTACGGCCTGGTCGAGTGGCTCACCCGCCTCAGCGGCGCCGTCACCCCGACGACGACGCTCTTCATCTTCGGGCTCGTCTTCCTGCTCCTCATCAGCGTTCACTTCTCGACCGTGCTGTCGCGGCTGACCGAGCAGGTGCGGCGGCTGACGCAGGAGCTGGCGATCCTGTCGGCGGAGCGGGACGAGGGGCGGTCGCATGCCACCCGGCAGTCGCCAGGTGCGGCAACCGCTTCCGAGGAGGCCCAGGCCCCGGCGCCGCGGAGGACGACCGCGTGA
- a CDS encoding glycosyltransferase family 2 protein, whose translation MKVSVVTPSFNQGAYIERTIESVLAQRGEFELEYLVVDGGSTDETVSILRRYEGRLRFVSEPDRGQSDAINKGFRATTGDIVAWLNSDDTYAPGALDAVVTTLARTGARWCFGECPIIDERDAEVRSAIARYKAWVARRYSLRRLVGRNFIPQPATFFRRDLIDEVGPIDESLHYAMDYDLWLRFARVAEPVFVPRPLARFRWHGASKTGAGYSEGAWECFRIARARARGVERFALAEHLAHLAAQLAVYRLLDAGRR comes from the coding sequence TTGAAGGTCAGCGTCGTGACGCCCTCGTTCAACCAGGGCGCCTACATCGAGAGGACGATCGAGAGCGTGCTCGCGCAGCGCGGCGAGTTCGAGCTCGAGTATCTCGTGGTGGACGGCGGCTCGACGGACGAGACCGTCTCCATCCTCCGGCGGTACGAGGGCCGGCTGCGGTTCGTGTCGGAGCCGGACCGGGGACAGTCGGACGCGATCAACAAGGGGTTCCGGGCGACCACGGGGGACATCGTCGCCTGGCTCAACTCGGACGACACGTACGCACCGGGCGCGCTCGACGCCGTCGTGACGACGCTGGCCCGTACCGGCGCGCGCTGGTGCTTCGGCGAGTGCCCGATCATCGACGAGCGCGACGCCGAGGTCCGGAGCGCCATCGCCCGCTACAAGGCCTGGGTCGCGCGCCGCTATAGCCTGCGCCGCCTCGTCGGCCGGAACTTCATCCCCCAGCCGGCGACGTTCTTCCGGCGCGATCTGATCGACGAGGTCGGGCCCATCGACGAGTCGCTCCACTACGCGATGGACTACGACCTGTGGCTGCGGTTCGCGCGCGTGGCGGAGCCGGTGTTCGTGCCGCGGCCGCTCGCGCGGTTCCGGTGGCACGGCGCCTCGAAGACGGGCGCAGGGTACTCGGAGGGTGCGTGGGAGTGCTTCCGCATCGCTCGTGCGCGCGCGCGGGGAGTCGAGCGGTTCGCGCTCGCGGAACACCTCGCGCACCTGGCCGCCCAGCTCGCCGTCTATCGCCTGCTCGACGCCGGTCGACGATGA
- a CDS encoding class I SAM-dependent methyltransferase, whose amino-acid sequence MMTVEQAVLRLRSDPATAERMRDSYLMEDVREAARSFAASAEFRAVVETVGSQLAGANVLDLGAGTGIASFAFATAGAARVVALEPDPSDVVGQGAIRRSCAGLPVEISPGTGEALPFTDGAFDVVYARQVLHHARDLRRLVRECARVLAPDGLFLACREHVADDDAQLRQFLAAHPVHQLAGGENAFSLDAYRGALDDAGFRTVEVIGPWDSIINAYPVVRTEDERRRYPRTLLSRRFGMMGRVACLIPGINSLVWRRVDAPAPGRLYSFVARR is encoded by the coding sequence ATGATGACGGTGGAGCAAGCTGTCCTTCGGCTGAGGTCCGATCCGGCGACGGCGGAGCGGATGCGTGATTCGTATCTGATGGAGGACGTTCGAGAGGCTGCGCGGTCATTCGCTGCCTCGGCAGAATTCCGGGCGGTCGTCGAAACGGTCGGGTCGCAGCTGGCGGGAGCCAACGTTCTCGATCTGGGCGCAGGCACCGGGATCGCGAGCTTCGCGTTCGCGACCGCCGGCGCTGCGCGCGTCGTGGCGCTGGAGCCGGACCCCAGCGACGTGGTCGGACAGGGGGCGATCCGCCGATCGTGTGCTGGGCTTCCCGTGGAGATCTCCCCGGGAACAGGGGAGGCGCTCCCGTTTACGGACGGCGCATTCGACGTCGTCTATGCACGTCAGGTGCTGCACCATGCGAGGGATCTGCGGCGGCTCGTTCGAGAGTGTGCTCGAGTCCTTGCGCCCGACGGCCTGTTCCTTGCCTGTCGCGAGCACGTCGCTGATGACGATGCGCAGCTGCGCCAGTTCTTGGCGGCTCACCCGGTTCATCAGCTTGCCGGGGGCGAGAACGCCTTCTCGCTGGATGCATATCGAGGTGCGCTCGACGACGCTGGCTTCCGGACCGTGGAGGTGATCGGTCCGTGGGACAGCATCATCAATGCGTATCCAGTCGTGAGAACCGAGGACGAGCGCCGTCGGTACCCGAGGACGTTGCTCTCACGAAGATTCGGGATGATGGGAAGAGTGGCGTGCCTGATCCCCGGAATCAACTCCCTCGTGTGGAGGCGCGTCGACGCACCGGCGCCGGGCCGGCTGTATTCGTTCGTCGCGCGAAGGTGA
- a CDS encoding glycosyltransferase family 1 protein, translating into MLCSLQVDVRDSSSGGRRGHAGNLDGHRSTRLVRRRTCERPPSAPSSTLPGRYLMPAAGKLRVCIDARLTDGVSGGVQQTLIGLADGLSRLDGDDEYLFLSYEDCDWLKPHLQGPCRLLVVRRGGWRAAVRSVVPSRVLDRVSQEVAAFRPVQLPPPVSVVESARPDVMHFALQHGFRTATPSLYVPHDLQHRHLPGYFSRSELRWREGTYRALCAQASRVVALTPSGKRDLVEQFGMAASKVAVVGWAPVLDAYPEPTEAEQRRVRSTFHLPDAFALYPAQTFGHKNHRGLVESLALARDRYGIEVPVVCSGRTTVLRSRIERRARELRVSHLLRFVGFVTPAELRSLYALARLLVFPSEFEGFGMPVQEAFRAHLAVACSNAAALSDIAGDAALQFEPHDVDAMANAIRRLWTDSRLREELVERGAQRVEHVSWHHVARSYRALYRAVAARPLEDDDVALLRAAT; encoded by the coding sequence GTGCTATGTTCGCTCCAGGTCGATGTGAGGGATTCCAGTTCGGGCGGTCGTCGCGGGCACGCAGGGAATCTTGATGGTCACCGCTCAACTCGTCTTGTTCGCCGCCGCACTTGCGAACGTCCACCGAGTGCTCCCTCCAGCACGCTCCCCGGCCGCTATCTGATGCCCGCCGCTGGCAAGCTTCGTGTGTGCATCGACGCCCGGCTGACGGACGGGGTATCAGGGGGCGTTCAACAGACGCTCATCGGCCTCGCGGACGGGTTGTCCCGCCTCGACGGGGACGACGAGTACCTGTTCCTCTCGTACGAGGACTGCGATTGGCTCAAGCCACACCTGCAGGGCCCTTGCCGGCTACTCGTCGTGCGACGTGGAGGGTGGCGCGCAGCGGTCCGGTCGGTAGTCCCATCGCGCGTCCTCGATCGCGTCTCCCAGGAGGTGGCGGCGTTTCGCCCGGTTCAGCTTCCGCCGCCGGTCTCCGTGGTGGAGTCCGCGCGACCCGACGTGATGCACTTCGCGCTTCAGCACGGGTTCCGCACGGCGACGCCGAGCCTCTACGTCCCGCATGATCTGCAGCACCGCCATCTTCCCGGATACTTCTCGCGTTCCGAGCTGCGCTGGAGAGAGGGCACGTATCGCGCGCTCTGCGCGCAGGCTTCCCGCGTCGTGGCGCTCACGCCTAGCGGAAAGCGTGACCTCGTAGAGCAGTTCGGGATGGCTGCATCGAAGGTCGCAGTCGTCGGCTGGGCCCCCGTCCTCGATGCCTATCCCGAGCCGACGGAAGCAGAGCAGCGGCGCGTCCGCAGCACGTTCCATCTGCCGGACGCCTTCGCGCTCTACCCTGCACAGACGTTCGGACACAAGAACCACCGAGGCCTGGTGGAGTCCCTCGCGCTCGCGAGGGATCGTTACGGCATCGAAGTTCCCGTGGTGTGTTCCGGTCGCACGACCGTGCTTCGCTCGCGAATCGAGCGACGGGCCCGCGAGCTTCGTGTCTCTCACCTGCTGCGATTCGTCGGCTTCGTCACCCCCGCGGAGCTCCGTTCCCTCTACGCCCTCGCCCGCCTCCTCGTGTTCCCGAGCGAGTTCGAGGGGTTCGGGATGCCCGTCCAGGAGGCCTTCCGAGCCCACCTCGCCGTCGCCTGCTCCAACGCGGCTGCCCTCTCGGACATCGCCGGCGACGCGGCGCTGCAATTCGAGCCTCACGACGTGGACGCGATGGCGAACGCCATCCGACGCCTGTGGACGGACTCGCGTCTGCGCGAAGAGCTGGTGGAGCGTGGGGCGCAGCGTGTCGAGCACGTCTCCTGGCACCACGTCGCGAGATCGTACCGCGCGCTGTATCGAGCCGTCGCGGCGCGGCCCCTGGAAGACGACGATGTCGCCCTGCTCCGCGCCGCCACGTAG
- a CDS encoding lipopolysaccharide biosynthesis protein, with protein sequence MKPERALVRHVLDMSLGRGSTDGSRRYARLLQAAVAALASKALGILVGLAIVPLTVRYLGSERYGIWMTVSSIVVWLQLADLGLANGLTNAVSRAYALDDRIGAQRHVASAFWLLTVIAAVLGIALAVAWPHVDWASLLNVRSQQVRIEVGPALAVGFAIFLVGLPLSILERLYASQQEGWIANGWASAGSIAALAAVWMVTQAEGGLVSLVAAYSGTQLATSLLSAGWLFGRHKPHLAPRASAAEWSSARRLIRDGGKFFVVQVAFLLVMSTDNIIIARVLGAEHVTPYSVAWRLFGLPMLLVGVYLPYLWPAYTEAIVRGDAQWTAKTFRASLLVTGIGSLVLSLPLAIFGTEIIRFWAGPQAVPPPALLWWMGAWAVIGATMSAVAALLNGSGHLRGQMVYGVAAAVLNVGLSVWFARSHGITGVIAATVISFLFVNVVPAAAESAWVLRSIRRASTALEEAGRR encoded by the coding sequence ATGAAGCCCGAACGCGCGCTCGTGCGCCACGTCTTGGACATGTCGCTCGGGCGCGGGTCGACGGATGGGAGCCGCAGGTACGCTCGGCTTCTGCAGGCGGCTGTCGCCGCGCTCGCGAGCAAGGCGCTCGGGATTCTGGTGGGTCTTGCGATCGTGCCGCTCACGGTCCGGTACCTGGGGAGCGAGCGCTACGGGATCTGGATGACGGTGAGCAGCATCGTCGTCTGGTTGCAGCTCGCTGACCTGGGGCTCGCGAACGGGCTGACCAATGCGGTGTCTCGGGCGTACGCCCTGGACGATCGCATCGGGGCGCAGCGGCACGTCGCGAGCGCCTTCTGGCTACTCACGGTCATCGCGGCGGTGTTGGGGATTGCCCTTGCGGTCGCGTGGCCACATGTCGACTGGGCTTCGCTGCTGAACGTTCGCTCGCAACAGGTCAGGATCGAGGTGGGGCCTGCGCTTGCCGTCGGATTCGCGATCTTCCTCGTGGGACTTCCGCTTTCGATCCTGGAGCGGCTCTACGCGTCCCAGCAGGAAGGCTGGATCGCGAATGGATGGGCATCCGCGGGGAGCATCGCGGCGCTTGCGGCCGTGTGGATGGTCACCCAGGCTGAGGGCGGGCTCGTGTCGCTCGTCGCCGCGTATTCCGGGACGCAGCTCGCGACGTCCCTCCTCAGCGCAGGCTGGCTCTTCGGTCGTCACAAACCCCACCTCGCGCCTCGTGCATCGGCAGCCGAGTGGTCCAGTGCTCGACGGCTCATTCGCGACGGAGGGAAGTTCTTCGTCGTCCAGGTCGCCTTCCTGCTGGTGATGAGCACGGACAACATCATCATCGCGAGGGTCCTCGGGGCGGAGCACGTGACGCCGTACAGCGTGGCATGGCGGCTGTTCGGATTGCCGATGCTGCTGGTCGGCGTCTACCTCCCGTATCTGTGGCCCGCTTACACCGAAGCGATCGTGCGCGGCGACGCTCAGTGGACCGCGAAGACCTTCCGCGCCTCGCTGCTCGTGACCGGGATCGGCTCCCTCGTTCTCTCGCTCCCGCTCGCGATCTTCGGAACCGAGATCATCCGGTTCTGGGCGGGTCCACAGGCGGTGCCACCGCCTGCGCTCCTGTGGTGGATGGGGGCCTGGGCGGTGATCGGCGCGACCATGAGCGCGGTCGCCGCCCTGCTCAACGGCTCGGGTCACCTTCGCGGTCAGATGGTCTACGGCGTCGCCGCTGCCGTCCTGAATGTCGGGCTCTCGGTGTGGTTCGCCCGCTCTCACGGCATCACGGGGGTCATCGCCGCGACCGTGATTTCATTCCTCTTCGTCAACGTCGTGCCGGCAGCCGCCGAGAGCGCGTGGGTGCTGCGCTCGATTCGGCGTGCCAGCACGGCGCTGGAAGAAGCAGGGCGACGATGA